GGAGGTGATCTGGCCCTCGAAGCGGTAGATCGCGCCGTGGGAGAAGGGGACGCCGGCGAGCGTGCAGGCGTCGTTGACCAGGAAGCGCGTCTCGAAGTTGTCGCTGCCGTCGACGACGAAGTCGTAGTCGGCGATCAACTCGTCGACGTTTTCGGCGCTGACTCGGAGCTCGTGGGTGTCGACGGTCACGTCCGGGTTGAGGTCGGCGACGAACTCGGCGGCGCTCTCGGCCTTGGACCGTCCCACGTCGGCGTCGGCGTGGACGATCTGGCGCTGGAGATTGGAACGCTCGACCACGTCGTCGTCGGCGATGCCGAGGCGGCCGACGCCCGCGGCCGCGAGGTACTGGATGATCGGCGAGCCCAGCCCGCCGGCCCCGAGCACCAGCACGTCGGCGTCGAGCAGGGCCTTCTGTCCGGCCGGCCCGATGTCGTCCATGATGATGTGCCGGGAGTACCGGTCCAGTTGCGTGGGGTCGAGATTGAGGTCGCTCATATCCGGGTTTGGCGGGCGGGGCGGTTAAGCGTGCGGTCGAACCGACGTTGCGGCGAACTACAGATCGTAGAGATCGCCGAACTTCCCGCGGGCGTAGTCGACGAAGTAGTCCGCGGTGAAGGCCTGGCCGGTGGCCTCCTCGATCAGGTCGTCGGTCGTGTACCGACAGCCGTGCCGGTGGACGTTCTCGGTGAGCCAGTCGTGGAGCCGGTCGAACTCGCCGGCGCGGATGTCCTCGTCGAGGGTTCCGAGGTCGTCCTCGGCTGCGGCGAAGAGCTGGGCGGCCAGCACGCTCCCCAGCGAGTAGGTCGGGAAGTAGCCGAAGTTGCCGTGGGTCCAGTGGATGTCCTGCAGACAGCCCTCGGCGTCGGTGTCGGGTCGGATCCCGAGATACTCCTCCATCTTGTCGTTCCAGACCTGCGGGATCTCGTCGACCTCCAGATCCCCGCGCACGAGGTCGCGCTCGATCTCGAACCGGAGGATGATGTGGAGGTGGTAGGTGAGTTCGTCCGCCTCGACTCGAATGAGGTTGTCCGGGTAGATCCGATTCGCGGCCTCGTACAGTTCGCTGGGACGCACGTCCGTCCCGAGGTGGTCGTTCACCGGTTCCCCGAACAGGTCCCAGAACGGCCGGGAACGCCCGACGTGGTTCTCCCAGAGCCGGGACTGGGACTCGTGGACCGAGAGGTCGCGGGACTGACCCAGCGGCGTCCCGTACTCGTCCTGCGGGAGTCCGAGCGTGTAGGTGGCGTGGCCGAACTCGTGGATGGTCGAACCGAGTGCATCGAGCGGATCGTCGGGCTTGAACCGCGTCGTCACGCGCGCGTCGAACTGCGTCCCCATCGAGAACGGGTGGGCAGCTGTGTCCAGTCGGCCCCGATCCCAGTCGTAGCCGAGCGTGTCCAGCGCGTCCCGGACGAGTTCCTCCTGGGTCTCGTCGTCGAAGGTGCCTTCGAAGGGATCGGCGAGATCGGCGTCGCTCGCTTCGATATCCTCGATCAGGGGCACCAGTTCCTCACGGAGGCGTTCGAGGATGCGCTCGGCGGTGTCGATCCCGAGATAGGGTTCGTACTCCTCGAAGAGGACCTCGTAGGGGTCCCGGTCGGGGTCGATCTGGGCGGCGTGTTCGCGTTTCAACTCGACGATTCGTTCGAGGGTCGGAGCGAACTCGCTCCAGTCGTCCTCTGCCTTGGCCTGTTCCCAGACCGGGAGAGCGTTCGAGGTGGTTTCGGAGATCTCCTCGATCAGATCGCCGTCGACGCGGGTCGCGCGCTCGTGTTCCCGGCGGACCTCGCGGACGACGGCGGCCTGCTCGCCGTCCAGTTCCTGGTCGTCCAGCGCGTCCAGATAGGCGGCGAGGTCGTCGTCGGTGAGCAGTTCGTGGTGCAACGCCGACAGCGCGGCGGTCTGCTGGGAGCGGGCGGGCGTGCCGCCCTCGGGCATCGTCACCTGCTGGTCCCAGTTGAGGATCCCGGCGGCGTTGCCGACGTTGGTCATCCGGCGGACGTGCTCTGTGAGAGACTCGTACGCGTCCGGATGCTCGGCCTGATCCGTTGCCATGCGCGGACCTTCGGCCGACGCGGCAAAAGGGTTGGTTCCCCGGCAGACACCCCCACACCAGTTCAAGCATTGATAATCGCGGCGTAACAGCTATTCGGGGTGGTTCGCGAGATACACTGACAGACCCGGTCGATGGCAGTGTCGGCGGGACTCACGCGGACGGGGACTGAACGATGAAAATCGACATCGACGCCTTGGAGGAACTGAATCTGCTCACCCGCGACGGGACGGAGCGAGCCAACGGCGCACTCACGGAGATGACCGCCGCCAGCACCGCCATCGGGACGACCAAGATTCTGCTGGTGAACCACGAGGACGTCATCGAACGCATCGACAGCGGCGGCTACGAGGTCGTGCGGTTCGACATCGAGGGGAAGCTCTCCGGGACCGCCCTCCTCCTGTTCGACCGGCCGGCGACCGAAGCCGTCGTCGACGCGCTGGTCCCCGGCGAGGCCGACGACGCGATGGCCTCGGCGGGACTGCAGGAGATGGCCAACATCATGATGGGCGCGTTCACCACCGACTGGGGCGACCACCTGCGTACCGGGCTCTCGATGACCGCGCCGACGTACCTCGACGACCCGGACGCGGACACCCTCCAGCTCGATCCCACGGGCCCCGAGACCGACAGCACGCTCGTCTTCCAGAGTTCGATCACCTGGCGGTCGGGCGAGGGCCGCATCGACATCTACCTCGCGCCCGACCGTGCGGCGCTCGACCCCGTCTTCGCCGAGACCGAGCGCGAGGGAGCCGAAGGGACCGACGAAGCCGAACTCGACGGACTGGTCGAACCCGGCGACGAATCGACCGAAGCGGACGCGACCGCAGAGCGGATCGCGGAACCGGCGACCGCGGACCCGGCGGCCGACGATGGGAGCGAAGACGCCGACGCGACGGCGGACGATCCCTTCGGCGGTGACGCCGAGGGTGCGTTCGGTGCGAGCGGCGACGCCGGCGGCTTCGGAGCCGACGACTCGACGGGTGACGACACCGGATCGTTCGATCCCGCCGCCGACGACGACCTCTTCGGCTTCGACGACGGTGCCGAGGGAGCCGAGTCGATCCCGCTGGAGAAGCTGTCGGTGTTCAGCGACCTGACGAAGGAGGGCACCGAGGCGGCGGCCCAGCGCGTGACCCGGATGACCGGCATCCAGACCAGCACGGAGACCGCCGGGATCACCTTCACGCCCATCGACGACATCGCCGCGCAACTGGAAGACGGCGACTACGTCGGGACGACCGTCGAGTTCGAGGGGACGCCCAGCGGCTCGCTGGTCATCCTCTTCGACGAGGACTCCGCCGAGAACATCGCCGAGGAGATGCTGCCCGTCGATCCCGACGAGGACGGGCTCACCGGCATGCACGAGAGCGCCATCGAGGAACTGGGCAACGTCATGACAAGCGGGTTCATCGACGGCTGGGCGAACGTCCTCGAGACCGGCGTCGAACACAGCCCGCCCGAGTACGTCGGCGACATGAACATGGCCTTCGTCGAGATCATCACGGAGCAACTCGGGCCGTTCCAGACCCACGCGTTCACCATCGAGTCGACGCTCCAGACCGAGGACGTCGCGTTCACCTGCGAGATCCACGCCCTCCCCGACGAGGCCGACCTCGGCGCGGCCCTGGAGGCGCTCGCGGTCGAACGAAAGGACCAGACCGACGCAGACCCGAGCGACCTGTTCTAGAGCGATTCGGCCAGCCCCCGATAGATCCGTTCACAGCGCTCGATCACCGCGAGCGACGCGCTCTCGTCGGCGGTATGGGCCTCCCCTGGTTCGGCGATGCCACAGAT
This Halorientalis sp. IM1011 DNA region includes the following protein-coding sequences:
- a CDS encoding chemotaxis protein CheC codes for the protein MKIDIDALEELNLLTRDGTERANGALTEMTAASTAIGTTKILLVNHEDVIERIDSGGYEVVRFDIEGKLSGTALLLFDRPATEAVVDALVPGEADDAMASAGLQEMANIMMGAFTTDWGDHLRTGLSMTAPTYLDDPDADTLQLDPTGPETDSTLVFQSSITWRSGEGRIDIYLAPDRAALDPVFAETEREGAEGTDEAELDGLVEPGDESTEADATAERIAEPATADPAADDGSEDADATADDPFGGDAEGAFGASGDAGGFGADDSTGDDTGSFDPAADDDLFGFDDGAEGAESIPLEKLSVFSDLTKEGTEAAAQRVTRMTGIQTSTETAGITFTPIDDIAAQLEDGDYVGTTVEFEGTPSGSLVILFDEDSAENIAEEMLPVDPDEDGLTGMHESAIEELGNVMTSGFIDGWANVLETGVEHSPPEYVGDMNMAFVEIITEQLGPFQTHAFTIESTLQTEDVAFTCEIHALPDEADLGAALEALAVERKDQTDADPSDLF
- a CDS encoding carboxypeptidase M32, with protein sequence MATDQAEHPDAYESLTEHVRRMTNVGNAAGILNWDQQVTMPEGGTPARSQQTAALSALHHELLTDDDLAAYLDALDDQELDGEQAAVVREVRREHERATRVDGDLIEEISETTSNALPVWEQAKAEDDWSEFAPTLERIVELKREHAAQIDPDRDPYEVLFEEYEPYLGIDTAERILERLREELVPLIEDIEASDADLADPFEGTFDDETQEELVRDALDTLGYDWDRGRLDTAAHPFSMGTQFDARVTTRFKPDDPLDALGSTIHEFGHATYTLGLPQDEYGTPLGQSRDLSVHESQSRLWENHVGRSRPFWDLFGEPVNDHLGTDVRPSELYEAANRIYPDNLIRVEADELTYHLHIILRFEIERDLVRGDLEVDEIPQVWNDKMEEYLGIRPDTDAEGCLQDIHWTHGNFGYFPTYSLGSVLAAQLFAAAEDDLGTLDEDIRAGEFDRLHDWLTENVHRHGCRYTTDDLIEEATGQAFTADYFVDYARGKFGDLYDL
- the moeB gene encoding molybdopterin-synthase adenylyltransferase MoeB, with protein sequence MSDLNLDPTQLDRYSRHIIMDDIGPAGQKALLDADVLVLGAGGLGSPIIQYLAAAGVGRLGIADDDVVERSNLQRQIVHADADVGRSKAESAAEFVADLNPDVTVDTHELRVSAENVDELIADYDFVVDGSDNFETRFLVNDACTLAGVPFSHGAIYRFEGQITSFTEGRPCYRCLFPEAPPAGEIPDCSEAGVLGVLPGTVGCIQATETVKWILQDAGLVPEADTLDGRMVFYDAMDMTFEEIPVQPDPDCPVCGDDPAISSVADVEYVETCAIGAD